From a single Adhaeribacter swui genomic region:
- the secDF gene encoding protein translocase subunit SecDF yields the protein MRNKTGILLLTILVTALCAYYLSFTFVSKRVQQQAEAYATDAKGNVNTNKKFAYLDSVRKEPVFNFLGISYTYEEIQNSELSLGLDLKGGMHVVLEVSPVEIIKSMAGNSKDPSFLKALEVAQQRQSSSQAKFTTLFAQAYREINPSGKLAAIFSNTANKGRINYNSTNAQVIAAIDTEVSAAIDRSFNILQTRIDKFGVNQPNIQRLKSTDQIQIELPGVTDATRVRKLLQGTANLEFWEVWKPEEYFPYFGQLNEILLKQEAANKLTAGKSDNAKADADVLTKASAQPAIDPLTGKPVTDSANANSVASAKTDSTKTDSLATNQSTQLTRLFPLLQSGLLQANVRDTAKVNALLHRPDVRALFPANMKFLWAVKPTSLPTAQAGQAKQEFIELYAIKKGRDNKAPVGGDAISDARQDFDQQGRPEVNMGMNVAGAKKWQRLTASSIGRQVAIVLDNYVYSAPVVQGEIPNGNSSISGNFTVEEAQDLANILKAGKMPAPTRIVEEAIVGPSLGQEAINQGLLSSIAAMGLVVIFMIFYYSKGGFVADLALFFNIFFIVGILAQFNAALTLPGIAGMVLTMGMSVDANVLIFERIREELAMGVSIKDAIHKGYDRAFSSIFDSNVTTLLAGVILYFFGSGPVKGFAITLMLGIATSFFTAVYVSRLILEYMTSGKKVNTMSFSTAFSKNLFKNFNFNFIKYRKMAYIGSSAVIVFGFILMYIQGGPNLGVDFKGGRAYVVNFDQAVPASDVRTALLDEFKGSGTDVKTFGASNRLKVTTSYLAEDESTKADETVQAALEAGLQQFSAQKPKVLSSSKVGATMADDIQKTAVLSVLLSFAGIFLYVMLRFRKWQYSLGGVIALVHDALMVTVFFAIGRLFGLNYEMDQVFIASILTIIGFSINDTVVIYDRIREHLTNHPKTRIKDVINPALNDTLSRTIITSLTVLFVVVILFVFGGETLRGFSYAMLVGVISGTYSTLYIATPILLDTIDDDKSNVAAATVTPKLAATGKVRS from the coding sequence ATGCGTAACAAAACCGGAATATTGTTGTTAACGATATTGGTTACCGCCCTTTGCGCGTATTACCTGTCGTTTACCTTTGTATCCAAACGCGTGCAACAACAAGCTGAAGCGTATGCCACGGATGCCAAAGGCAATGTAAACACAAACAAAAAATTTGCTTACCTGGACTCGGTTCGGAAAGAGCCTGTTTTTAACTTTTTAGGTATAAGCTATACTTACGAAGAAATCCAGAACAGCGAATTAAGCTTAGGTTTGGACTTAAAAGGTGGGATGCACGTAGTGCTGGAAGTTTCGCCCGTGGAAATTATTAAATCCATGGCGGGTAACAGCAAAGATCCCAGCTTTTTAAAGGCTCTTGAAGTAGCGCAACAACGCCAATCCAGCAGCCAGGCTAAATTTACTACTTTATTTGCCCAGGCTTACCGCGAAATTAACCCAAGTGGCAAGTTAGCGGCTATTTTCTCTAACACTGCTAATAAGGGCCGAATTAACTACAACTCTACCAATGCCCAGGTAATTGCTGCCATCGATACCGAAGTAAGTGCGGCTATCGATCGTTCTTTTAATATTTTACAAACCCGGATTGATAAATTTGGGGTAAACCAGCCCAACATTCAGCGGTTAAAAAGCACCGACCAAATTCAGATTGAATTACCCGGGGTTACCGATGCTACCCGGGTGCGTAAGCTGTTACAAGGAACGGCTAACCTGGAGTTCTGGGAAGTATGGAAGCCCGAAGAGTATTTTCCTTATTTTGGCCAGTTAAATGAGATTTTACTTAAGCAAGAAGCTGCTAATAAATTAACCGCTGGCAAATCTGATAACGCCAAAGCGGATGCTGATGTATTAACAAAAGCATCTGCCCAGCCCGCTATCGACCCATTAACCGGCAAGCCGGTAACTGATTCGGCAAACGCCAATAGCGTAGCTTCTGCTAAAACCGATTCAACCAAAACAGATTCTTTAGCTACCAATCAAAGCACCCAGCTTACCCGGTTATTCCCGCTTTTACAATCTGGCCTTTTACAAGCAAACGTGCGCGATACCGCCAAAGTTAATGCTTTACTACATCGTCCGGATGTACGGGCTCTGTTCCCGGCGAACATGAAGTTTTTATGGGCTGTTAAGCCTACTTCCTTACCAACTGCTCAGGCTGGTCAAGCAAAACAAGAATTTATAGAATTATACGCCATTAAAAAAGGCCGCGATAACAAAGCGCCGGTAGGTGGCGATGCCATCAGTGATGCCCGCCAGGACTTCGACCAGCAAGGTCGTCCGGAAGTAAATATGGGTATGAATGTGGCTGGGGCTAAAAAATGGCAGCGTTTAACGGCATCTTCTATTGGGCGCCAGGTTGCGATTGTGCTGGATAACTACGTGTACTCGGCGCCGGTAGTACAAGGCGAAATTCCAAACGGTAACTCTTCTATTTCGGGTAATTTTACTGTAGAAGAAGCTCAAGACTTAGCTAATATCTTAAAAGCGGGTAAAATGCCTGCTCCCACCCGGATTGTAGAAGAAGCTATTGTGGGCCCATCTTTAGGTCAAGAAGCCATTAACCAAGGTTTATTATCTTCAATAGCTGCTATGGGTTTAGTAGTAATCTTTATGATTTTCTACTACAGCAAAGGTGGTTTTGTAGCTGACTTAGCCTTGTTCTTCAACATTTTCTTTATCGTGGGTATTCTGGCCCAATTTAACGCGGCCCTTACTTTACCAGGTATTGCCGGTATGGTTTTAACCATGGGTATGTCGGTGGATGCGAACGTACTTATTTTCGAACGGATCCGGGAAGAACTGGCCATGGGAGTGAGTATAAAAGATGCCATTCATAAAGGGTACGACCGGGCTTTCAGCTCCATCTTCGACTCGAACGTAACTACTTTACTTGCCGGTGTTATTCTTTACTTTTTTGGTTCTGGTCCGGTAAAAGGTTTTGCTATTACCTTAATGTTAGGTATTGCTACTTCGTTCTTTACTGCCGTTTACGTATCCCGGTTAATTCTGGAGTACATGACCAGTGGCAAAAAAGTAAATACGATGAGCTTCTCGACAGCATTTTCTAAAAATCTGTTCAAGAACTTTAATTTTAATTTTATTAAATACCGCAAAATGGCCTATATCGGCTCTAGTGCCGTTATTGTCTTTGGTTTTATCTTAATGTACATTCAGGGTGGGCCTAACCTGGGTGTTGATTTTAAAGGCGGCCGGGCTTACGTAGTTAACTTTGATCAGGCTGTACCGGCTTCGGATGTAAGAACTGCGTTATTGGATGAGTTTAAAGGTTCTGGTACCGATGTAAAAACCTTTGGCGCTTCGAACCGCTTAAAAGTAACTACCAGCTACCTGGCCGAAGATGAATCTACCAAGGCCGATGAAACGGTACAAGCAGCATTGGAAGCGGGATTACAGCAATTTAGTGCTCAAAAACCAAAAGTATTAAGCTCGTCTAAAGTAGGCGCTACCATGGCCGATGATATTCAGAAAACTGCGGTACTTTCGGTATTGCTATCGTTTGCGGGTATCTTCCTGTATGTGATGCTGCGTTTCCGGAAATGGCAATATAGCTTAGGCGGGGTTATAGCATTGGTTCACGATGCATTAATGGTAACTGTTTTCTTCGCGATTGGTCGTTTATTTGGTTTAAATTACGAGATGGACCAGGTGTTTATTGCTTCCATTTTAACGATTATCGGTTTCTCTATTAACGATACCGTAGTTATTTACGACCGGATCCGGGAGCATTTAACGAATCATCCGAAAACCCGCATTAAAGACGTGATTAACCCGGCCTTGAACGATACTTTAAGCCGGACCATTATTACCTCTTTAACCGTGTTATTTGTGGTAGTAATTCTGTTTGTATTCGGGGGCGAAACCCTGCGTGGCTTCTCTTACGCCATGTTGGTAGGGGTAATTTCAGGTACTTATTCTACCTTATACATTGCTACTCCTATCCTGCTTGATACCATTGATGATGATAAATCAAACGTAGCGGCAGCTACGGTTACGCCTAAATTGGCTGCTACCGGAAAAGTACGGTCTTAG
- a CDS encoding uridine kinase family protein yields MQQPFIVGITGGSASGKTTFLKKLISSFQPEEICLISQDNYYYPHDDQELDANGVINFDLPSSIDSAAYARDVFRLKNGETVTRKEYTFNNPDIIPRDLEFKPAPIVVVEGIFVFYYEEVARHLNLRVYIDAEEHVKLQRRILRDVKERGYGGLDDVLYRYSNHVVPTYEKYIRPYKYESDLIIPNNRQFENGLEVLVTFLRSKIKSYSS; encoded by the coding sequence ATGCAACAACCTTTTATTGTTGGTATTACCGGGGGTAGTGCTTCGGGCAAGACTACTTTTTTAAAAAAATTAATTTCTTCTTTTCAGCCAGAAGAAATCTGCCTGATTTCGCAAGATAATTACTATTATCCCCACGACGATCAGGAATTAGACGCTAATGGCGTTATAAATTTTGATTTACCTTCTTCTATTGATTCCGCCGCTTATGCCCGCGACGTTTTCAGATTAAAAAACGGCGAAACCGTTACCCGTAAAGAATATACCTTTAACAACCCGGATATTATTCCGCGGGATTTGGAATTTAAACCTGCCCCCATTGTGGTGGTAGAAGGAATTTTTGTTTTTTACTACGAAGAAGTAGCCCGTCACCTGAACCTACGGGTGTACATTGACGCCGAAGAACACGTGAAATTACAACGCCGGATACTGCGTGATGTTAAAGAGCGGGGTTACGGCGGTTTAGATGATGTATTATACCGGTATTCGAACCACGTAGTGCCCACCTACGAAAAGTACATTCGGCCTTACAAATACGAATCCGACCTGATTATACCCAATAATCGCCAGTTTGAGAATGGTTTAGAGGTATTAGTCACTTTTTTAAGATCAAAAATTAAAAGTTATTCCAGCTAA
- a CDS encoding SAM hydrolase/SAM-dependent halogenase family protein translates to MGLITFLSDFGYTDHYIAAVKARILRTAPQTPIIDISHAIEPYNIAHGAFVLNSLFRDFPVGTVHLVAVDSQGSKQDRYLAVQFQDHYFVAADNGILSLIIESQPATMVELPVELPTTFAAKDVLAPAALALATGADLSDLGTGLTDYRQLINRQLRLSDHAITGHVVHVDHYGNLITNISQDSMDAIGHDRPFTVHFARESVQKISKDFTHVDEGDVVCFYNHQGWLSIGINKGHASELLGMYYDSQVNIHFKKI, encoded by the coding sequence ATGGGTTTGATTACTTTTTTGTCGGATTTTGGCTATACCGATCATTACATAGCCGCAGTAAAAGCCAGAATCTTACGGACTGCTCCGCAAACCCCCATTATAGACATATCGCACGCTATAGAACCTTATAACATTGCCCACGGCGCATTTGTTCTAAATTCCTTATTCCGCGATTTTCCGGTTGGCACGGTTCATCTGGTAGCAGTTGATTCTCAAGGCAGTAAACAAGACCGCTATCTGGCGGTACAATTTCAGGATCATTATTTTGTGGCCGCCGATAACGGCATTTTATCTTTAATTATTGAATCACAACCGGCAACCATGGTGGAGTTACCGGTAGAATTGCCTACAACTTTTGCTGCAAAAGACGTATTGGCGCCGGCGGCCCTGGCGCTGGCTACGGGTGCCGATCTAAGCGATTTAGGTACCGGCCTTACCGATTACCGGCAGTTAATTAACCGCCAATTGCGCCTGAGCGATCATGCCATTACCGGGCACGTCGTACACGTAGATCATTACGGCAACTTAATTACCAATATATCCCAGGACAGTATGGATGCGATTGGGCACGACCGGCCTTTTACCGTGCATTTTGCCCGCGAATCGGTACAGAAAATTTCCAAGGATTTTACGCACGTAGACGAAGGCGATGTGGTGTGTTTTTATAATCACCAGGGGTGGTTATCCATTGGCATCAACAAAGGGCACGCTTCGGAACTTTTGGGCATGTACTACGACTCCCAGGTTAATATTCATTTTAAAAAGATTTAA
- a CDS encoding PhoH family protein, with product MVEKVITLENVSLIDFLGTENQNIKQLAAAFPSSKIISRGNEIKIQGKTPEITKINEILSSLIEHYHKFGKITHTSVNHYIAADGDSEEEVIATSPDVIVYGSKGGIIKAKTPNQQKLVDAVDKHDLVFALGPAGTGKTYISVALAVRALKNKTVKKIIISRPVVEAGENLGFLPGDMKEKVDPYIRPIYDALEDMIPIEKLKYYQENKIIEIAPLAYMRGRTLNNAFVLLDEAQNTTPMQMKMFLTRMGPSSKVMVNGDRSQIDLPTKVKSGLIDALQTLKHIKDIAFVEMKAEDVVRHKLVKSIVEAYTKADEAKLIAPEKPAPNQEDRPIKLAEPRTI from the coding sequence TTGGTAGAAAAAGTAATTACCTTAGAAAATGTATCTTTGATAGATTTCCTAGGAACTGAGAATCAAAATATTAAACAATTAGCGGCAGCATTCCCGAGCAGCAAAATAATTTCGCGGGGTAATGAAATAAAAATTCAGGGCAAAACCCCCGAGATCACCAAAATAAACGAAATCTTAAGTTCGCTGATCGAACATTATCATAAGTTTGGTAAAATAACCCATACCAGCGTGAACCACTACATTGCCGCAGACGGCGACTCAGAAGAAGAAGTAATAGCCACTTCGCCGGATGTAATTGTATATGGGAGCAAAGGCGGCATTATTAAAGCCAAAACGCCAAACCAGCAAAAACTGGTAGATGCCGTTGATAAGCATGATTTAGTTTTTGCACTGGGGCCTGCCGGTACCGGAAAAACGTACATATCGGTAGCCTTAGCCGTGCGGGCGCTGAAAAATAAAACCGTTAAAAAAATCATTATCTCACGACCCGTGGTGGAAGCAGGCGAAAACCTGGGCTTTTTACCGGGCGATATGAAAGAAAAAGTGGATCCCTACATCCGGCCGATTTACGACGCGCTGGAGGATATGATTCCGATTGAAAAACTGAAGTATTATCAGGAAAACAAAATTATTGAAATTGCGCCTTTAGCTTACATGCGGGGCCGCACCCTGAATAATGCTTTTGTTTTGCTGGATGAAGCCCAGAATACCACACCCATGCAGATGAAGATGTTCCTGACCCGCATGGGGCCCAGCTCTAAAGTAATGGTGAACGGCGACCGCTCCCAGATTGACTTGCCTACTAAGGTAAAGTCGGGTTTGATAGATGCGCTACAGACTTTAAAACACATTAAAGATATAGCTTTTGTAGAAATGAAAGCCGAAGATGTGGTACGGCATAAGCTCGTAAAATCAATTGTGGAGGCTTATACCAAAGCCGATGAAGCTAAGTTAATAGCACCGGAAAAACCAGCACCCAACCAGGAAGACCGGCCCATAAAGCTAGCTGAACCCCGGACAATTTAA
- a CDS encoding GNAT family N-acetyltransferase, which yields MVEAKQVSDIRDLDAAFTIREKVFVEEQGVPKEAEYDLHDKTAHHYLATFNGQPVGAARWRQTDKGIKLERFAVLANYRNQQVGSALLRVILNDVKLAHPECQIYLHAQLAAVPFYKRHGFTKVGELFTECAIDHYQMVYRP from the coding sequence ATGGTTGAGGCAAAGCAAGTATCGGATATCCGCGATTTAGACGCTGCTTTTACTATCCGGGAAAAAGTTTTTGTAGAAGAGCAAGGCGTACCAAAAGAGGCGGAATACGACCTGCACGATAAAACGGCCCATCATTACTTAGCAACTTTTAACGGACAACCCGTAGGCGCCGCCCGCTGGCGACAAACAGATAAAGGCATTAAGCTGGAACGTTTTGCCGTATTAGCCAATTACCGGAATCAACAAGTGGGTAGCGCCTTGCTGCGGGTTATTTTGAACGACGTAAAGCTGGCTCACCCTGAATGCCAAATCTACCTGCACGCCCAATTGGCGGCCGTACCTTTTTATAAGCGCCATGGCTTTACAAAAGTAGGCGAGCTATTTACCGAATGCGCCATCGACCACTATCAAATGGTATACCGGCCATGA
- a CDS encoding ComEC/Rec2 family competence protein: MRHRPLSNGIPAMIKWAPFIFIRIAVCFCAGILWQIYSSYPIAPLLVLIAVFSILFLIFHLVGTQKAANLFIYLAGFSGLVSIFLLGNLITYQRTETNQPNHLAHVKQPIVYYTGVISDFVVEKPKHYNVILRVSQVRTQQKWQPVTGKVMLMLRKEPGMKKPGYGDVLLFKGQPLLPNAPLNPNAFNYKEYLAHQQIYHQQYVWPGQYKVINYAPPSRVMAGSIWFRNYLNSVLKEFVPGARNYAIATALVLGMKEYLDTDIKAAYTRTGTTHVLAVSGLHVALLFFALNTILGKLAKTRQQKLLVFLLLLVVMWLYGFVTALSPSVLRAVVMFTLLSVGKQIKRRRNMYNILAATAFGLLVFNPFFLLDVGFQLSFAAVLGIVLWQPRLSKLINFKNWLGRKLWEGVTASVAAQLATMPLALYYFHQFPVYFLVANLFAIIISEFILYVGFILLAVAWVPRLGEWLGWIMGVLLDAMNSVVLLMQSWPMAIIESINLSMMQAWLLAAAFLFTTWFLLYRHKLLLAVASGAIVVFSGLQFVKQQEQRQQKLWVVYNLKNASGLGFIQGQQAYLLTDSTLVKNAPDFTYNIQPHWGKLGITEVQFTPFKNVSNLAIPTFTTPAGNIGVVWHGVRILILKNPEQFSSVLASPVSFDYILLQHNVRIEPATLQANFKFKALILDSSNKPWYRKQIAQLCNRQQISVYDVSKRGAFVYQSGK; the protein is encoded by the coding sequence ATGCGCCATCGACCACTATCAAATGGTATACCGGCCATGATTAAGTGGGCGCCTTTTATTTTTATCAGAATAGCTGTTTGTTTTTGCGCCGGCATTTTATGGCAGATTTACAGTAGTTACCCCATTGCTCCGCTTTTGGTTCTCATTGCTGTTTTTAGCATATTATTTTTAATTTTTCACCTTGTTGGTACGCAAAAAGCAGCTAACTTATTTATCTATCTGGCTGGTTTTTCGGGTTTAGTAAGTATCTTTTTATTGGGCAACCTGATTACCTACCAACGAACCGAAACAAATCAGCCAAATCATTTAGCCCATGTAAAGCAACCTATTGTTTATTATACCGGGGTTATTAGCGATTTTGTAGTAGAAAAGCCTAAACATTACAACGTTATCCTGCGGGTTTCGCAGGTAAGAACACAGCAGAAGTGGCAACCCGTAACCGGTAAAGTAATGCTGATGCTGCGGAAAGAACCCGGAATGAAAAAGCCCGGTTACGGCGATGTTTTACTCTTTAAAGGCCAGCCATTGTTACCGAATGCACCTTTAAACCCCAACGCCTTTAATTATAAAGAATACCTGGCGCACCAACAAATTTACCACCAACAATACGTTTGGCCCGGGCAATATAAGGTCATTAATTATGCTCCACCTTCCCGGGTAATGGCGGGTAGCATCTGGTTTCGTAATTACCTGAATTCTGTTTTAAAAGAATTCGTGCCCGGAGCGCGCAATTACGCTATTGCCACTGCCTTAGTGTTGGGGATGAAAGAATATCTGGATACGGACATTAAAGCGGCGTATACCCGCACGGGTACTACGCATGTGCTGGCGGTTTCGGGTTTGCACGTGGCTTTGCTGTTTTTTGCCTTAAATACCATATTGGGTAAGTTAGCCAAAACCCGGCAACAAAAACTGCTGGTTTTTCTGCTGTTGTTGGTTGTTATGTGGCTTTATGGTTTTGTAACCGCCTTGTCGCCTTCGGTACTGCGGGCCGTAGTTATGTTTACCTTATTATCGGTGGGCAAGCAAATAAAACGCCGCCGAAATATGTACAATATTCTGGCAGCAACCGCCTTTGGCTTGTTGGTGTTTAATCCGTTCTTTTTACTCGATGTGGGGTTTCAGTTATCTTTTGCCGCAGTGTTGGGCATTGTGCTGTGGCAACCCCGGTTAAGTAAATTAATAAATTTTAAAAATTGGCTTGGCCGCAAACTTTGGGAAGGGGTAACTGCTTCGGTAGCTGCCCAGTTAGCCACGATGCCGCTGGCCTTGTATTATTTTCACCAGTTTCCGGTTTACTTTTTAGTAGCTAATCTTTTTGCCATTATCATCTCGGAGTTTATTTTATATGTAGGTTTTATTTTGCTGGCCGTAGCCTGGGTACCTAGGTTGGGCGAATGGCTGGGGTGGATCATGGGGGTTTTACTGGATGCCATGAACAGCGTGGTTTTGCTCATGCAAAGCTGGCCCATGGCTATTATCGAGAGCATTAATCTGTCAATGATGCAAGCCTGGTTGCTAGCCGCTGCTTTTTTGTTTACCACGTGGTTTTTGCTGTACCGCCACAAGTTACTGTTAGCGGTGGCTTCCGGTGCTATTGTTGTATTTTCCGGATTGCAGTTCGTAAAGCAGCAGGAGCAGCGTCAGCAAAAGCTGTGGGTGGTGTATAATTTAAAAAATGCCTCTGGTTTAGGTTTTATTCAAGGGCAACAAGCTTATTTGTTAACCGATTCAACCCTAGTTAAAAATGCACCAGATTTTACTTATAACATTCAGCCCCATTGGGGGAAGTTAGGAATTACCGAAGTGCAATTTACTCCGTTCAAAAACGTTAGTAACCTAGCTATTCCTACCTTTACTACTCCGGCAGGTAACATTGGGGTGGTGTGGCACGGGGTACGCATTCTGATACTAAAAAATCCAGAGCAGTTTTCTTCAGTTTTAGCTTCGCCGGTTTCGTTTGATTATATTTTACTGCAGCATAACGTTAGAATAGAACCGGCTACGCTGCAAGCTAATTTTAAATTTAAAGCGCTGATTCTCGACTCTTCCAATAAACCCTGGTACCGAAAACAAATAGCGCAGCTTTGCAACAGGCAACAGATTTCGGTTTACGACGTTTCTAAACGAGGGGCCTTTGTTTATCAATCAGGCAAATAA
- a CDS encoding enoyl-CoA hydratase/isomerase family protein, protein MHYIDYYIENRIGYITLNRPEKRNALNYQVISELKEAFDLAESDDDCKVIVLRANGDVFCAGADLGYMQALQENTFEENLNDSTHLAHLFYQIYTLRKMVIAQVQGPAIAGGCGLATVCDIIFASPAATFGYTEVKIGFIPAIVSVFLLRKIGETHTKQLLLSGDLLSAAEAKEIGLLTYLVPEPELDDKVYAFASRICQQNSLQSIELTKDLIAHLQDMDLQRGLSYAAERNAYARETLDYRRGIASFLNKEKISW, encoded by the coding sequence ATGCATTATATAGATTACTACATCGAAAACCGGATTGGTTACATTACTTTAAACCGTCCGGAAAAACGTAACGCTCTTAACTATCAGGTTATTAGTGAGCTAAAAGAAGCATTTGATTTGGCCGAAAGCGATGATGACTGCAAAGTAATTGTTTTAAGAGCCAACGGCGATGTGTTTTGCGCCGGCGCCGATTTGGGCTACATGCAGGCTTTGCAGGAAAATACGTTTGAAGAAAATTTGAATGATTCGACCCACCTGGCGCATTTATTTTATCAAATATATACCCTGCGTAAAATGGTAATTGCCCAGGTGCAAGGCCCGGCTATTGCAGGTGGTTGCGGTTTGGCCACAGTTTGCGATATTATTTTTGCTTCGCCGGCGGCTACTTTTGGGTATACCGAAGTAAAAATCGGGTTTATACCGGCTATTGTAAGCGTGTTTTTGCTGCGTAAAATTGGTGAAACCCATACCAAACAGTTATTGCTTTCCGGCGATTTATTATCGGCGGCCGAGGCAAAAGAAATTGGTTTGTTAACGTATTTAGTACCCGAGCCGGAACTGGACGATAAAGTGTATGCCTTTGCCAGCCGGATTTGTCAGCAAAATTCTTTACAATCCATTGAGTTAACCAAAGACCTGATCGCGCATTTGCAGGATATGGATTTGCAACGCGGCCTGAGTTATGCCGCTGAACGCAACGCGTACGCCCGCGAAACCCTGGACTATCGGCGGGGTATTGCTTCGTTTTTAAACAAAGAAAAAATTTCCTGGTAA
- a CDS encoding sterol desaturase family protein — protein MWWNIGIVILTFLAMEVVAWFTHKYIMHGFLWFLHRSHHTRHPHPLERNDLFFVYYGVLSTFFVIYGSEQQDYRFWIGIGIGIYGLVYFLIHDVFIHRRLRLFGKTQNTYLKALDIAHKVHHKTTGKNGGESYGMLWVNTKFYKLAKSKNK, from the coding sequence ATGTGGTGGAACATTGGAATTGTAATACTTACTTTTTTAGCGATGGAAGTGGTTGCCTGGTTTACGCATAAATACATTATGCACGGGTTTCTGTGGTTTTTGCATCGCTCGCACCATACCCGGCACCCGCACCCTTTAGAACGCAACGATTTGTTTTTTGTGTATTATGGGGTGCTATCTACCTTTTTTGTAATTTACGGCAGCGAACAACAAGATTATCGTTTTTGGATTGGCATTGGCATCGGCATTTATGGATTGGTGTATTTCTTAATTCATGATGTATTTATACACCGGCGTTTACGCTTGTTTGGTAAAACGCAGAACACGTATTTAAAAGCCTTAGATATTGCGCATAAAGTACACCATAAAACAACCGGTAAAAATGGCGGCGAATCTTATGGTATGTTGTGGGTGAATACTAAATTTTATAAATTAGCAAAGTCCAAGAATAAATAA
- a CDS encoding MerR family transcriptional regulator, with protein sequence MGQYSIKELEQLTGIKAHTIRIWEQRYGILKPKRSETNIRTYDDDDLKHILNVSLLNQNGFKISKIACMSSCQIGEAILTFTERQEDCPHQISALVCAMIEMDEERFDKVLTTIILQRGFEAAVNQLVLPFLQKIGILWQTGNINPAHEHFVSNIIRQKFIVAIDGQVIPNSMDAPRFILFLPEGELHELGLLFMQYILRSRQMRVMYLGQNLPLVDLVKAYEGFRPDYFCTVITSVPARDQLQAYLDELSSYFPGCGFYVSGYQFSCNQITLPAQFKYLRDMQSFTREVEKLKAVPALT encoded by the coding sequence GTGGGGCAGTATTCGATAAAAGAACTGGAGCAATTAACGGGAATAAAAGCGCATACCATTCGTATTTGGGAGCAGCGTTACGGTATATTAAAACCTAAACGTTCCGAAACCAACATCCGTACCTACGACGACGATGATTTAAAACACATTTTAAATGTTTCGTTGTTAAACCAAAACGGTTTTAAAATCTCCAAAATCGCCTGCATGAGCAGTTGCCAGATTGGCGAAGCTATCCTGACTTTTACCGAACGCCAAGAAGATTGTCCGCACCAGATTAGCGCTTTGGTTTGCGCCATGATTGAAATGGACGAAGAGCGTTTTGATAAAGTGCTGACCACTATTATTCTGCAAAGAGGTTTTGAAGCAGCCGTTAATCAATTAGTACTGCCATTCCTGCAAAAAATTGGAATTCTTTGGCAAACCGGTAACATTAATCCGGCGCACGAACATTTTGTTTCGAATATTATCCGGCAAAAGTTTATTGTGGCCATCGATGGGCAAGTAATACCCAACAGCATGGATGCCCCGCGCTTTATTTTGTTTTTGCCCGAAGGCGAGCTGCACGAGTTAGGCCTTTTATTTATGCAATACATTTTAAGGTCCCGGCAGATGCGGGTCATGTATTTAGGGCAAAACTTACCTTTAGTAGATTTAGTGAAAGCTTACGAAGGTTTCCGGCCCGATTATTTTTGTACCGTTATTACATCGGTGCCTGCCCGGGATCAATTACAAGCCTACCTTGATGAATTAAGCAGCTATTTCCCAGGTTGTGGTTTTTATGTATCGGGTTACCAGTTTTCCTGTAACCAAATTACATTACCGGCCCAGTTTAAATACTTGCGCGATATGCAAAGTTTTACCCGCGAAGTAGAAAAACTGAAGGCTGTTCCCGCTTTAACGTAA